From the Armatimonadota bacterium genome, the window CTCGATGTGCTTGGTGAGGTTGCCCAGCCCGGCCTCCACCGCGCTCAGGTCCTCGCGCTGCAGACCGGGATCCAGGGGTCGCCCGGCCACTACCCGGTAGCGGCCGGAGTGGGCCTTAAGCGCCCGCACCGTGCAGACGATCACGGCGGCATCCGGGCGCAGGCCACCCGCCCGGCATTTGATATCACACAGCTTCTCGAAGCCGAGGTCGCTGCCAAAGCCGCTCTCCGTCACCACGTAGTCCGCCAGTTTGAGCCCAATCTGGTCGGCCACCAGGGAGGAGTTGCCGTGGGCGATGTTGCCGAACGGGCCGGTATGCACGAACACCGGCGTGTGCTCCAGGGTCTGGAGCAGGTTGGGCCGCAGCGCCTCCCGCAGCAGCACCGTCATCGCCCCGGCGGCGCCCAGGTCCTGCGCCGTGACCGGCCGCCGGTCCTGCGTTTGCGCCACGATGATCCGTCCCAGGCGGGCGCGCAGGTCGAGCAGGTCGCTAGCCAGGCCGAGCACCGCCATCACCTCGGAGGCCACGGCGATGTCGAAGCGGGCCTCGCGCGGCACCCCGTTCTCCCGCCCGCCCAGGCCGATCACGATCTGCCGCAGCGCCCGGTCGGAGATGTCCACCACTCGTGGCCAGGTGATGGTATGCGGGTCGATGCCCAGGCGGTTGCCGTGCATCAGGTGGTTGTCGACGAGGGCGGCCAGGAGGTTGTGGGCGGCGGCCACGGCATGGGTGTCACCCGTGAGGTGGAGGTTGAAGTCCTCCATCGGCACCACCTGGGAGTAGCCTCCGCCGGCGGCCCCTCCTTTAATCCCGAACGTGGGCCCGAGGCTGGGCTGGCGGATGGTGGCGATGGCGGTGTGGCCAATGCGACACAGTGCCTGGGCCAAACCGATGGTGGTGAGCGTCTTCCCCTCACCAAGGGGGGTAGGGGTCATGCCAGTGACGGCAATGTATTTGCCGTTGGGCCGTTCTCTGAGCCGGGACAACACGTCCAGGGAGACCTTCGCCTTGTAGCGTCCGTAGGGCTCCACCTCTTCGTCCAGGAGCCCTAGGCCACGGGCGATGTCAGTAATGGGCCATAGCTCCGCTTCCTGCGCGATCTCCAGGTCGCTCTTCACTGGACGC encodes:
- a CDS encoding formate--tetrahydrofolate ligase; its protein translation is MKSDLEIAQEAELWPITDIARGLGLLDEEVEPYGRYKAKVSLDVLSRLRERPNGKYIAVTGMTPTPLGEGKTLTTIGLAQALCRIGHTAIATIRQPSLGPTFGIKGGAAGGGYSQVVPMEDFNLHLTGDTHAVAAAHNLLAALVDNHLMHGNRLGIDPHTITWPRVVDISDRALRQIVIGLGGRENGVPREARFDIAVASEVMAVLGLASDLLDLRARLGRIIVAQTQDRRPVTAQDLGAAGAMTVLLREALRPNLLQTLEHTPVFVHTGPFGNIAHGNSSLVADQIGLKLADYVVTESGFGSDLGFEKLCDIKCRAGGLRPDAAVIVCTVRALKAHSGRYRVVAGRPLDPGLQREDLSAVEAGLGNLTKHIE